One part of the Ziziphus jujuba cultivar Dongzao chromosome 2, ASM3175591v1 genome encodes these proteins:
- the LOC107418182 gene encoding uncharacterized protein LOC107418182, with protein MAVPHTQAENPATQTPLLDPSRTVLQQEEPNDDQLNHFLHRLETFLRVFGFCQYSFVSVTLWWVWFLILGVGVPLLFIEISYCSDCERYQVKSFELQILVSESFAAAISLICISHNLRKYGFRRFLFVDRYHGHMTQFREEYIQKINGFFRLLAVCALPCFLLKAVREAFRIRYIHHLSWWQSVVALFAVLVSWTYSNIIFLSGSVLFNLVCNLQVVHFENYGRLLERDLDVSVYIEEHIRLTHHLSKISHRFRIFLLMEFLVVTASQFVYLLQTTGNRGIINFVNGGDFAVSSIVELVGIIICLHAAAKISHRAQGLASVTSRWHALVTCNSNDASQLGIPNNGGNTEPTNPPAAASLSISYSESDLEAADFVPEPTNTQLVSSMSSYHKRQAFVIYMQTNPRGATVFGWTIDRALIGTLFFLELSLVLFVLGKTITFSTK; from the exons ATGGCGGTTCCTCACACTCAAGCAGAGAACCCCGCAACACAGACCCCACTTTTAGACCCATCACGGACAGTTCTTCAACAAGAAGAACCAAATGATGATCAGCTAAACCACTTCCTCCATCGCTTGGAAACTTTTCTCAGAGTCTTTGGCTTTTGCCAGTACTCTTTTGTGAGTGTCACTCTCTGGTGGGTCTGGTTCTTAATTTTGGGTGTTGGGGTTCCACTTTTGTTTATCGAGATCTCTTACTGCTCTGATTGTGAGAGGTATCAAGTCAAAAGCTTCGAGCTTCAGATTCTGGTTTCCGAGTCGTTTGCGGCAGCCATTTCTCTTATCTGCATCTCTCACAACCTGCGCAAGTATGGTTTCCGGAGGTTCTTGTTTGTGGATAGGTATCATGGTCATATGACTCAGTTTCGTGAGGAATACATTCAAAAGATCAAT GGCTTTTTCCGCCTATTGGCAGTATGTGCATTACCTTGCTTCCTTTTGAAGGCAGTTCGTGAAGCCTTTCGAATCAGATATATTCACCATCTCTCATGGTGGCAATCCGTGGTTGCATTGTTTGCTGTGCTTGTCTCTTGGACTTATTcgaatataatttttctatcagGTAGCGTTCTGTTTAATCTGGTCTGCAACTTACAAGTTGTACACTTTGAGAATTATGGGAGACTTTTAGAAAGGGATCTAGATGTTTCTGTTTACATTGAGGAACACATTCGTCTAACACACCATCTATCCAAGATTAGCCACAGGTTTCGAATATTCCTTCTTATGGAGTTCTTGGTTGTGACTGCTAGTCAGTTTGTGTATCTATTGCAGACTACAGGAAATCGAGGAATCATCAACTTCGTCAATGGTGGCGATTTTGCA GTCTCCTCTATTGTTGAGCTCGTTGGTATAATTATCTGCCTCCATGCAGCTGCAAAAATTTCACACAGAGCACAAGGTCTTGCATCGGTTACTAGTAGATGGCATGCTTTGGTAACATGCAACTCTAATGATGCATCCCAATTGGGAATTCCAAATAATGGTGGAAACACAGAGCCCACTAATCCTCCTGCAGCAGCATCATTATCCATAAGCTACTCTGAAAGTGATCTAGAGGCGGCTGATTTTGTACCAGAGCCTACAAATACTCAGTTGGTTTCATCTATGTCCTCATATCACAAAAGACAAGCTTTTG TTATATATATGCAGACCAATCCTCGAGGGGCTACCGTCTTTGGATGGACAATTGATCGGGCACTGATTGGTACCCTTTTTTTTCTCGAGCTCTCCCTGGTTCTCTTTGTACTTGGGAAAACCATAACTTTCAGTACTAAATGA